One genomic segment of Francisella persica ATCC VR-331 includes these proteins:
- the mnmA gene encoding tRNA 2-thiouridine(34) synthase MnmA codes for MQNKKVIVGISGGVDSSVSALLLKQQGYDVTGVFMKNWEEDDTDEFCLAEQDIADAQTVCDSIGIPFKKINFAAEYWDNVFEHFLTEYKAGRTPNPDILCNKEIKFKAFLNYVHLLGGNYIATGHYARTRVANDGSVQLVKGLDDNKDQTYFLYTLGQEQLRQTIFPIGGVEKSKVRELAKENNLVTFDKKDSTGICFIGERKFKEFLSKYLPSQKGEIHDENGIKIGMHDGLMYYTIGQRHGLGIGGVKDRQEIPWFAAKKDLENNVLIAVQGHDHPMLFKQSLQAIGLSWVADMAPAAKFRCSAKIRYRQKDQDCEVEVNRDGSVKVTFDQPQRAITPGQSVVFYADDVCLGGGVII; via the coding sequence ATGCAAAACAAAAAAGTAATAGTAGGTATATCTGGAGGTGTAGATTCATCAGTTTCGGCTTTGCTCTTGAAACAGCAAGGCTATGATGTAACAGGTGTGTTTATGAAAAACTGGGAGGAAGATGACACGGATGAATTTTGCTTAGCAGAACAAGATATTGCTGATGCTCAAACTGTATGTGACTCTATCGGCATACCTTTCAAAAAGATCAACTTTGCTGCAGAATATTGGGATAATGTCTTTGAGCATTTTCTAACAGAGTATAAAGCTGGTAGAACACCTAACCCTGATATACTTTGTAATAAAGAAATAAAGTTTAAAGCATTTTTAAATTATGTGCATTTACTAGGAGGTAATTATATCGCTACGGGGCATTATGCTCGCACAAGAGTAGCTAATGATGGTTCAGTACAGTTAGTTAAGGGTTTGGATGATAATAAGGATCAAACATATTTTTTATACACACTAGGTCAAGAGCAGTTAAGACAAACAATTTTTCCTATAGGCGGTGTTGAGAAATCTAAAGTGCGAGAACTTGCAAAAGAAAATAATCTTGTGACATTTGATAAAAAAGATAGTACGGGAATTTGTTTTATTGGTGAGCGTAAGTTTAAAGAATTCTTGTCTAAGTATCTACCTTCTCAAAAAGGTGAAATCCACGATGAAAACGGTATCAAGATAGGTATGCATGATGGACTGATGTATTATACAATCGGTCAAAGGCATGGTCTTGGTATAGGTGGTGTAAAAGATCGTCAAGAAATACCGTGGTTTGCGGCAAAAAAAGATTTAGAAAATAATGTTTTGATTGCTGTGCAAGGTCATGATCACCCAATGCTATTTAAGCAGTCACTACAAGCTATAGGACTAAGTTGGGTAGCGGATATGGCTCCAGCAGCTAAGTTTAGATGTTCGGCAAAAATTCGCTATAGACAAAAAGATCAAGATTGTGAAGTAGAAGTAAATCGTGATGGCTCGGTTAAAGTAACTTTTGATCAGCCACAAAGAGCAATCACACCAGGACAGTCAGTAGTATTTTATGCTGATGATGTTTGTCTAGGTGGTGGAGTAATTATTTAG
- the ribB gene encoding 3,4-dihydroxy-2-butanone-4-phosphate synthase: MFKQIKSNIENAIQTLKQGKPVVVLDDYYRENEGDLILPGQKATKANIAFMLEHTSGIICLAMDSKKACQLNLTPMVAADQNNNTFTTPFTITIEAKEGVTTGVSAKDRAHTIQVASKVDAKAEELARPGHIFPLIANDKGVLGRNGHTEATVDLMKLSGFNSAGVLCELMNKDGTMMKAPQLEAFAKKYDLPLLTIAEIYQYRLATEIFIEKAASSTIPFDHVGELEITVYRDKFNGEEVVVLSKTTNSEKPLVRMHSSCITGDLFGSLRCDCQAQLRKAMQMVSQEGGYLIYLDQEGRGIGLTNKLKAYNLQMHQNMDTIEANVALGLPVDARKYDLAIQVLKYNKIDNCRLISNNPKKISALEIVGIQAEAVACEAFVNSHNKNYLMTKKDKMKHTIKGI, translated from the coding sequence GATTACTATAGAGAAAACGAAGGCGATCTAATTCTACCAGGTCAAAAAGCTACAAAAGCAAATATTGCTTTTATGCTTGAGCACACTAGTGGCATCATTTGTTTGGCAATGGATTCAAAAAAAGCTTGCCAGTTAAATCTAACTCCAATGGTAGCTGCTGATCAAAATAATAACACTTTTACTACTCCTTTCACTATAACTATAGAAGCTAAAGAAGGTGTAACTACCGGAGTATCAGCAAAAGATAGAGCACACACTATACAAGTAGCATCAAAAGTTGATGCTAAAGCAGAAGAACTGGCTAGACCTGGCCATATATTTCCTCTTATCGCCAATGATAAAGGCGTACTTGGTAGAAATGGTCACACCGAGGCAACTGTCGATCTTATGAAACTAAGTGGTTTTAACAGTGCTGGTGTACTTTGTGAGCTTATGAATAAAGATGGCACAATGATGAAAGCTCCTCAGTTAGAAGCATTTGCTAAAAAGTATGATTTACCTCTTTTAACGATTGCAGAAATCTATCAATATCGCCTAGCTACAGAAATCTTTATTGAAAAAGCTGCTAGTTCTACTATTCCATTTGATCATGTTGGTGAGCTTGAAATAACAGTTTATAGGGATAAATTCAATGGTGAAGAAGTAGTTGTACTTTCTAAAACTACTAATAGTGAAAAGCCGCTAGTAAGAATGCACTCTTCATGTATAACTGGTGATTTATTTGGCTCTTTGCGCTGTGACTGCCAAGCTCAATTAAGAAAAGCTATGCAAATGGTAAGTCAAGAAGGTGGTTATCTAATATATCTAGACCAGGAAGGTCGCGGTATTGGTCTAACAAATAAACTTAAAGCTTATAACCTGCAAATGCACCAGAATATGGATACAATCGAAGCAAATGTTGCTCTGGGACTGCCTGTTGATGCCCGCAAATATGATCTTGCTATTCAAGTACTAAAATATAACAAAATTGATAATTGCAGACTCATATCTAATAATCCAAAAAAAATCTCTGCTCTTGAAATAGTTGGGATACAAGCTGAAGCTGTAGCTTGTGAAGCTTTTGTCAACTCTCACAACAAAAATTATTTAATGACTAAAAAAGATAAAATGAAACACACAATTAAAGGAATATAG
- a CDS encoding outer membrane protein assembly factor BamE, which produces MFKLITKNLCLLIVMFSLSACGIIEPYTAPVQQGKEIKNKKLFEIKPNMTKSEVTYILGFPDIIDTFNPKQYIYINTYKKNMQDTQFSESKLILTFNNQDRLVGISGNYAPPTKDPVF; this is translated from the coding sequence ATGTTTAAACTAATAACTAAAAATCTATGTTTACTAATAGTCATGTTTAGTTTATCAGCATGTGGGATTATTGAACCATATACAGCTCCTGTGCAACAAGGTAAAGAAATAAAAAACAAAAAGCTTTTTGAAATTAAACCAAACATGACAAAAAGTGAAGTTACTTATATTCTTGGTTTTCCAGATATCATAGATACTTTTAATCCTAAACAATACATTTATATAAATACTTATAAGAAAAATATGCAAGATACTCAGTTTAGTGAATCAAAACTAATATTAACCTTTAATAACCAAGACAGGCTAGTAGGTATTTCTGGTAACTACGCACCGCCAACTAAGGATCCTGTATTCTAA
- the lepA gene encoding translation elongation factor 4: MKNIRNFSIIAHIDHGKSTLSDRFIQICNGLSEREMKEQVLDSMDIERERGITIKAQSVTLDYTARDGQTYQLNFIDTPGHVDFSYEVSRSLAACEGALLVVDAAQGVEAQTVANCYTAIEQNLEVIPVLNKIDLPSAESDKVAQEIEEIIGIDATDATKCSAKTGIGVEDVLETIVAKVPAPQGSVEDKLQALIIDSWFDNYLGVVSLVRIRNGIIKKGEKVKVMSTGVTYQVDRLGVFTPKMKDLDHLKAGEVGFIVAGIKDIHGASVGDTLTHAHNPTDKPVPGFKKVQPQVYAGMFTISSDDYPDFREALEKLSLNDASLFFEPEVSQALGFGFRCGFLGMLHMEIIQERLEREYNLDLITSAPTVVYKALKKNGEIIEVDNPSKLPELGVIAEIQEPIVRANILVPKDYVGSVINICVEKRGSQVNMNYVGNQVSITYDLPMIEVVSDFFDTLKSITKGYGSLDYELIRYESADMVRLDVLINGDKVDALASIVHRDQAKYKGRELVERLKELIPRQMVEVAIQAAIGGTIIARSTVKALRKNVLAKCYGGDVSRKKKLLEKQKEGKKRMKNISSVEIPQEAFLSILIK; this comes from the coding sequence ATGAAAAATATCAGAAACTTTTCGATAATTGCTCATATTGACCATGGAAAATCAACTCTTTCGGATAGATTTATACAAATCTGTAATGGTCTAAGTGAGCGTGAAATGAAGGAGCAAGTGCTCGACTCTATGGATATAGAAAGAGAGCGTGGGATTACGATTAAGGCGCAGTCTGTAACGCTTGATTATACAGCTAGAGATGGCCAGACATATCAGCTGAATTTCATTGATACGCCAGGTCATGTTGATTTCTCTTATGAGGTATCACGCTCATTAGCAGCTTGTGAAGGAGCTTTGCTTGTGGTAGATGCAGCTCAAGGTGTAGAAGCCCAGACAGTAGCAAACTGTTATACCGCTATTGAACAGAATCTAGAAGTTATACCAGTATTAAATAAAATTGATCTACCGTCTGCAGAGTCAGATAAAGTAGCGCAAGAAATCGAAGAAATAATCGGTATAGATGCTACAGATGCAACAAAATGTAGCGCAAAAACAGGTATAGGTGTAGAGGATGTTTTAGAAACAATAGTTGCCAAAGTCCCAGCGCCACAAGGAAGTGTAGAAGATAAATTACAGGCGTTGATTATTGACTCATGGTTTGATAATTATCTGGGTGTTGTATCTTTAGTTAGAATTAGAAATGGTATTATCAAAAAAGGTGAGAAAGTAAAAGTTATGTCAACGGGAGTCACTTATCAGGTTGATAGACTTGGGGTATTTACGCCTAAAATGAAAGATCTAGATCATCTCAAAGCAGGAGAGGTTGGCTTTATCGTTGCTGGGATTAAAGATATTCACGGTGCCTCAGTTGGTGATACGCTCACACATGCACATAACCCAACAGATAAACCTGTACCTGGATTTAAAAAGGTTCAACCTCAAGTTTATGCTGGTATGTTTACCATAAGCTCAGATGATTATCCTGATTTTAGAGAAGCTCTAGAAAAACTAAGTTTAAATGACGCCTCATTATTTTTTGAACCAGAGGTATCACAAGCTTTAGGTTTTGGCTTTAGATGTGGTTTCTTGGGTATGTTACATATGGAGATTATCCAAGAGAGATTAGAACGAGAGTACAACCTTGATTTAATTACTTCAGCACCAACAGTTGTTTATAAAGCTCTTAAAAAAAATGGTGAAATTATAGAGGTTGATAATCCATCTAAACTACCAGAACTAGGAGTAATAGCTGAGATACAAGAGCCAATTGTAAGAGCGAATATTCTCGTTCCAAAAGATTATGTTGGTAGTGTAATTAATATCTGTGTTGAGAAAAGAGGTTCTCAGGTTAATATGAATTATGTTGGGAATCAGGTTTCGATAACTTATGATTTGCCAATGATCGAAGTTGTGTCTGATTTCTTTGATACGCTTAAGTCAATAACCAAAGGCTATGGTTCGCTAGATTATGAGTTAATTCGTTATGAATCTGCAGATATGGTACGCTTAGATGTACTTATAAATGGTGACAAGGTTGATGCTTTAGCAAGTATTGTACATAGAGATCAAGCTAAATATAAAGGTAGAGAACTTGTTGAGCGTCTAAAGGAACTTATTCCTAGACAAATGGTTGAAGTGGCGATTCAAGCAGCAATCGGTGGTACTATTATCGCTAGAAGTACTGTTAAGGCATTACGTAAGAATGTCTTAGCAAAATGCTATGGTGGCGATGTTTCACGTAAGAAAAAACTCTTAGAGAAGCAAAAAGAGGGTAAAAAGAGAATGAAGAATATTAGTTCTGTTGAGATTCCTCAAGAAGCTTTCCTATCTATACTTATAAAATAA
- the rpsT gene encoding 30S ribosomal protein S20: protein MANSKQAKKRIIQAERNRQHNVARRSMMRTLLKKTAYAIEKGDVEAAKENFAKVVPILDKYATKGLIHNNKAARHKSRLSAKIKALATAA from the coding sequence TTGGCTAACTCAAAACAAGCAAAAAAGAGAATTATTCAAGCTGAAAGAAATCGTCAGCACAATGTTGCGCGTCGTTCAATGATGAGAACTTTGTTAAAGAAAACAGCTTACGCAATTGAAAAAGGCGATGTGGAAGCAGCAAAAGAAAACTTTGCTAAGGTTGTTCCTATACTAGATAAGTATGCTACTAAGGGTTTAATCCATAATAACAAAGCCGCTAGACATAAATCTCGTTTAAGCGCTAAAATAAAAGCTCTTGCAACAGCTGCTTAA
- the def gene encoding peptide deformylase, with the protein MSLEILKYPHQVLREVAKEVTKDEINYDLRTTIAEMRELMLKAGGIGLAAIQVGIKKRFFIMYDNLEKQNPEIITIINPQIIEQSGKIIDEEGCLSFPGISAKVNRATTVKIKALNEFGDEIEIEKDGFLARCIQHEIDHLNGITFFDHLGSLKRKMIEKKYKKLMQENTIR; encoded by the coding sequence ATGTCTTTAGAAATTCTAAAGTACCCTCACCAAGTTTTAAGAGAGGTTGCTAAAGAAGTCACAAAAGATGAAATCAACTATGATTTACGCACAACCATAGCTGAGATGCGTGAACTAATGTTAAAAGCTGGCGGTATCGGGCTTGCAGCGATACAAGTTGGTATAAAAAAAAGATTCTTTATCATGTACGATAACTTAGAAAAACAAAATCCTGAAATAATCACTATCATTAACCCTCAAATAATTGAGCAAAGTGGTAAAATAATTGATGAAGAGGGCTGTCTTTCATTTCCTGGTATTTCCGCAAAGGTAAATAGAGCCACTACAGTCAAGATAAAGGCTCTTAATGAATTTGGTGATGAAATTGAGATTGAGAAAGATGGCTTTCTAGCGCGTTGTATCCAACATGAGATAGATCACCTTAATGGTATAACTTTTTTTGATCATCTTGGTTCACTAAAACGCAAAATGATAGAGAAAAAGTATAAAAAACTAATGCAAGAAAATACTATACGTTGA
- a CDS encoding FTN_0109 family protein, producing MRNIFKKISLISLLSIIIASCGMLSNDEFVYLGHGKNYPDYQLYYDKTQKLFVLIDKRNGCFQKNDTGTCLAFTLKQAREFREYVLAKMIEIDLRLAKDNYGSYTIAELQKAGITTANKPIKTKKVYATPIRQIVLDRKQQYHLVRKEYEINSNLVAMVVTDKEGKKRIKVAYTVDFPGLEKEYSTELRPFIIDPEYLYTHMTIDTVHEAQFMQSNIMKSQTNVKKEVDEYLKDVVDNGKKDTGYTHQDIASSVAALDKDLITKVNEQHEDKKATLASGSSVRNIIKTPVNQKYNANSGSTIQAATKTAQTIQANTADIPKATLASDNKIKSKNSSK from the coding sequence ATGCGCAATATATTCAAAAAAATATCTTTAATATCATTACTGAGCATAATTATAGCGTCATGTGGTATGCTATCTAACGACGAGTTCGTTTATTTAGGTCATGGTAAAAACTATCCTGATTATCAGCTCTATTATGATAAGACACAAAAACTTTTCGTTCTAATTGATAAGAGAAATGGCTGTTTCCAAAAGAATGATACTGGTACTTGTCTTGCATTTACATTAAAGCAAGCACGCGAATTTAGGGAATATGTTTTAGCTAAGATGATAGAAATAGATCTTAGACTTGCTAAAGATAACTACGGAAGCTACACTATTGCAGAGCTACAAAAAGCTGGTATTACTACGGCCAATAAACCGATTAAAACTAAAAAAGTATATGCAACTCCGATTAGACAGATTGTCCTTGATAGAAAACAACAATATCACCTTGTTAGAAAAGAGTATGAAATAAATTCAAATCTGGTAGCGATGGTTGTTACTGATAAAGAAGGTAAGAAGCGCATAAAAGTTGCGTATACTGTCGATTTCCCTGGTTTAGAGAAAGAGTATAGTACTGAGCTTAGACCATTTATTATTGATCCAGAGTATTTATATACACACATGACTATTGATACTGTTCATGAAGCTCAATTCATGCAAAGTAATATTATGAAGAGTCAGACTAATGTTAAAAAAGAAGTTGATGAATATCTCAAAGATGTTGTCGACAATGGCAAAAAAGATACTGGTTATACTCACCAAGATATTGCAAGTAGTGTCGCAGCATTAGATAAAGATCTAATAACAAAAGTAAATGAACAGCACGAAGATAAAAAAGCTACACTAGCAAGTGGTAGTAGCGTTAGGAATATAATAAAAACTCCTGTCAACCAAAAATATAATGCTAATAGTGGTAGCACAATACAGGCTGCTACAAAAACTGCTCAAACTATACAAGCTAATACTGCAGATATACCTAAAGCAACTTTAGCAAGTGACAATAAAATAAAAAGTAAAAATAGTTCTAAATAA
- the ribH gene encoding 6,7-dimethyl-8-ribityllumazine synthase, whose product MRKLAIISSGFNSLITEKMLEGALEEAYAQGLKDSQICIKKVPGAVELPYAAKLLAETKEFDAIVLLGCIIRGETDHYNYVCDQVSYGTQKVMHQYNLPVIFGILTTHNKEQALERVGGKKGHKGRYSVQAAITMAQMKKDILEQGV is encoded by the coding sequence ATGAGAAAACTAGCAATCATTTCAAGTGGATTTAATTCTTTAATAACTGAAAAAATGCTTGAAGGTGCCCTAGAAGAAGCATATGCCCAAGGCTTAAAAGATAGTCAGATTTGCATTAAAAAAGTCCCTGGTGCAGTTGAACTTCCATATGCAGCAAAACTACTAGCAGAAACTAAAGAATTTGATGCAATAGTGCTACTAGGTTGTATAATCCGTGGCGAAACAGACCACTATAATTATGTTTGCGATCAAGTAAGTTATGGCACACAAAAAGTTATGCATCAATATAATTTACCAGTAATTTTTGGTATATTAACCACCCATAACAAAGAGCAAGCCTTAGAAAGAGTTGGTGGCAAAAAAGGTCATAAGGGTAGATACTCCGTCCAAGCTGCTATAACTATGGCACAGATGAAAAAAGATATATTAGAACAAGGAGTATAA
- the rsmG gene encoding 16S rRNA (guanine(527)-N(7))-methyltransferase RsmG → MDTMKDKIKQALYQLNIQATDIQITQWLDYLKLLEKWNKVYNMTAIKNIDYMLVKHLFDSLAVAKYIKGHSTIDVGTGGGLPGIVLAILYPQHKFTLVDSVGKKIIFLKNVKKTLGLANIQPLNSRVENLQGSFDNIISRAFSSVDTFYELCRHFLTDANQMLAMKGRDLEERNLESLPLNIEKYSIKVPFLNAERNLIVMRKKS, encoded by the coding sequence ATGGACACTATGAAAGATAAAATTAAGCAAGCTCTCTATCAATTAAATATTCAAGCAACTGATATTCAAATTACCCAATGGTTAGACTATCTAAAACTACTAGAGAAATGGAATAAAGTCTATAATATGACAGCTATTAAAAACATTGATTATATGTTGGTTAAGCATTTGTTTGATAGTTTAGCTGTTGCTAAATATATCAAAGGTCACTCAACAATTGATGTTGGCACAGGCGGGGGCTTACCTGGTATTGTCTTAGCTATACTATATCCACAACATAAGTTTACTTTGGTCGACAGTGTTGGTAAGAAAATTATCTTTCTTAAGAATGTCAAAAAGACGCTTGGGCTAGCTAATATCCAACCGCTAAACTCAAGAGTTGAGAATCTACAAGGTAGCTTTGATAATATTATCTCACGAGCATTTAGCTCAGTAGATACATTTTATGAGTTGTGTAGACACTTTCTGACTGATGCTAATCAAATGTTAGCAATGAAAGGTCGAGATTTAGAGGAGCGAAACTTAGAATCTTTACCTTTAAATATTGAAAAGTATAGTATCAAAGTTCCTTTTTTAAACGCAGAGAGAAACCTTATTGTGATGAGGAAGAAGTCATGA
- a CDS encoding YggS family pyridoxal phosphate-dependent enzyme, with protein sequence MIDKEFIQDSYINISKGIATRARLLAVSKYQPIDKIEYLVSLGQLDFGENYFQELKQKAQKLPHLRWHFIGSLQSQKIKHIVKYASSIQSVEKLEQLKKIDKATKQLTKKIEVFLQINIDDDTNKSGFMSTQLQDVVTCINIAKDFVNLKVVGLMCIPAKSATAQSSFSKMKKFFDEVNASLVQELKLTRLSMGMSADYKLAIRYGSTDVRIGSSLFGARQAKTSNL encoded by the coding sequence ATGATAGACAAAGAATTTATACAAGATTCATATATAAATATTAGCAAAGGTATAGCTACTAGAGCTAGGCTTTTAGCAGTTAGTAAGTATCAACCTATAGACAAAATAGAGTATTTAGTAAGTCTTGGACAGCTTGATTTTGGTGAAAATTATTTTCAAGAATTAAAACAGAAGGCTCAAAAGTTACCTCATCTAAGATGGCATTTTATCGGCTCGTTACAGTCGCAAAAGATAAAACATATTGTTAAATATGCTAGTTCAATTCAAAGTGTCGAAAAGCTGGAACAACTTAAAAAAATTGACAAAGCAACAAAGCAGTTAACCAAGAAAATAGAGGTTTTTTTACAAATAAATATAGATGATGATACAAATAAATCTGGTTTTATGTCAACACAGTTACAAGATGTCGTAACCTGTATAAATATAGCCAAAGATTTTGTAAATCTCAAAGTTGTTGGGCTTATGTGTATTCCAGCTAAATCGGCAACAGCTCAAAGTAGCTTTTCAAAAATGAAAAAATTCTTTGATGAAGTTAATGCTAGTTTAGTTCAAGAGCTAAAGCTAACACGATTATCAATGGGAATGAGTGCCGACTATAAATTAGCAATACGGTATGGTAGTACGGATGTTAGGATTGGTAGTAGTTTGTTTGGTGCACGACAAGCTAAAACTTCTAATTTATAG
- a CDS encoding D-sedoheptulose-7-phosphate isomerase, with amino-acid sequence MTSLDKINSYFESSIQAKIETANALPPAIVQAAKAIVSCLENGGKVLVCGNGSSGVIAQHFSSKLLNHFEMERPPLPAIALTGDVATITAVGNYYGFEQIFAKQVAALGNEDDILLVITTSGDSENILSAVEEAHDLEMKVIALTGGSGGRLQNMYNADDIELRVPSDSIANIQENHFLIVHCLCDIIDQKLFAGLED; translated from the coding sequence ATGACTTCTTTAGACAAAATCAATAGTTATTTTGAAAGTAGTATTCAGGCTAAAATAGAGACCGCTAATGCATTACCACCAGCTATAGTACAAGCTGCAAAAGCGATAGTTTCTTGTCTAGAAAATGGTGGTAAGGTGCTAGTTTGTGGTAACGGCAGCTCTGGAGTTATCGCTCAGCATTTTAGTTCTAAACTATTAAATCACTTTGAGATGGAGCGACCTCCTCTTCCAGCAATAGCTTTGACAGGAGATGTTGCAACAATTACAGCTGTTGGCAATTACTATGGGTTTGAACAAATTTTTGCAAAGCAAGTAGCTGCTCTAGGTAATGAAGATGATATTTTATTAGTTATCACTACTAGTGGTGATTCTGAGAATATTCTTAGTGCTGTTGAGGAGGCTCATGATCTGGAAATGAAAGTAATAGCACTAACCGGCGGTAGTGGCGGTAGGCTTCAGAATATGTATAATGCAGATGATATTGAGCTAAGAGTGCCATCAGATAGTATAGCAAATATTCAAGAAAATCATTTTCTCATAGTTCACTGTTTATGTGATATTATTGATCAAAAATTATTTGCAGGCTTAGAAGATTAG
- a CDS encoding amino acid permease: MILSRKFGAAMIISGTCIGAGMLAIPATVASCGFLIGSILIICIWALMTFTALVLAEVNLKMDDGVNFVEMTSQTLGPIGVVIVWVCYVLLLYSLVAAYTVGGNSLISTTLSSLGISLSEKTTGIIFILIFGFFVYISTRIVDHINKIMFSGKLLAFLLLVAVLIPHVSLDHLSYQIKNPNFIWAAFPILLTSFGFHHIIPTLRTYVGSNKRSLRQAIIIGSSIPLVVYLLWIFATLGSLPVTTPSGILGKHSSEITSVIIDHFSTSSGYISTISFLFGFFALATSFLGVALGLFDFNRSTYKISKNIHKHKIIAFIITFLPAYIYAIAYPDGFKTALGYASIFVAVLQVALPVIMLWVINYPKQKALVSSSIIALLIVIIAIVIIALQILNSFDLLPNLN, from the coding sequence ATGATTTTATCAAGAAAATTTGGTGCAGCGATGATTATATCTGGCACTTGTATTGGTGCTGGAATGTTAGCAATCCCTGCAACTGTAGCTAGCTGTGGTTTTTTGATTGGTTCGATACTGATTATTTGCATTTGGGCATTAATGACTTTCACGGCTTTAGTCTTAGCAGAAGTTAATTTAAAGATGGATGATGGTGTCAATTTTGTCGAAATGACAAGTCAGACTCTTGGCCCTATTGGTGTTGTTATAGTTTGGGTTTGCTATGTGCTACTACTTTATTCACTAGTAGCTGCTTATACTGTTGGAGGTAACTCACTAATCTCGACAACTCTTAGTAGTCTTGGGATTAGTTTATCAGAAAAAACTACGGGTATTATTTTTATCCTTATCTTTGGTTTTTTTGTATACATCAGTACTAGAATCGTTGACCATATTAACAAAATTATGTTTTCTGGTAAACTTTTAGCATTTTTACTATTGGTTGCTGTACTTATACCTCATGTTTCGCTAGATCATCTTAGCTATCAAATCAAAAATCCAAATTTTATTTGGGCAGCGTTTCCAATACTACTAACTTCATTTGGCTTTCATCATATAATTCCTACTCTTAGAACTTATGTAGGATCAAATAAAAGATCTTTACGCCAAGCTATTATAATAGGAAGCTCGATACCATTAGTAGTGTATTTATTATGGATTTTTGCAACTCTTGGCTCATTACCAGTTACTACACCAAGCGGTATTCTTGGTAAGCATTCTAGTGAGATAACCTCAGTGATAATCGATCACTTTAGCACTAGCTCTGGCTATATCTCAACAATATCATTTCTATTTGGTTTCTTTGCTTTAGCAACATCTTTTCTAGGAGTAGCTCTAGGACTATTTGACTTTAATCGTAGCACTTATAAAATTTCTAAGAACATCCATAAACATAAAATAATTGCTTTTATAATAACTTTCTTACCAGCATATATTTATGCTATCGCTTATCCTGATGGTTTTAAAACAGCTTTAGGCTATGCCAGTATTTTTGTTGCTGTATTACAGGTAGCTCTACCTGTTATTATGCTATGGGTTATTAACTATCCCAAACAAAAAGCCTTAGTAAGCTCTTCAATTATAGCTTTACTAATAGTAATTATTGCTATTGTTATTATTGCTCTACAAATTCTGAATTCTTTTGACTTATTACCAAATTTAAATTAA